One window of Schistocerca cancellata isolate TAMUIC-IGC-003103 chromosome 9, iqSchCanc2.1, whole genome shotgun sequence genomic DNA carries:
- the LOC126101411 gene encoding uncharacterized protein LOC126101411 produces MPHLTIELPHLIIELPHVTKSLFHLTEKQHHVTQKLFCTTQKLSQVTQKLPRHTYNRAAQLDHRAAPLDEKAFPLDRKTTSCGPKAITHNTETVPSATEAALLDTEAAPLDIQAAPLDIQAAPLDIQAAPLDIQAAPLDIQAAPLDIQAAPLDIQAAPLDTETAPLFTEAAPLFTEAAPLFTEAAPLFTEAAPLDTEAAPLDTEASPLDTEAAPLDTEAAPLDIHPAPLDIQDAPLDIQAAPLDIQAALLAKKLPHLTKKLPRLTKKLPHLI; encoded by the coding sequence ATGCCACACTTAACAATAGAGCTACCCCACTTGATCATAGAGCTGCcccacgtgaccaaaagtcttttcCACTTGACAGAAAAACAACATCATGTGACCCAAAAACTATTCTGCACAACACAGAAACTGTCCCAAGTGACACAGAAGCTGCCCCGCCACACTTACAATAGAGCTGCCCAACTTGATCACAGAGCTGCCCCACTTGATGAAAAGGCTTTTCCACTTGACAGAAAAACAACCTCATGTGGCCCAAAAGCTATTACGCACAACACAGAAACTGTCCCAAGTGCCACAGAAGCTGCCTTGCTTGACACAGAAGCTGCCCCACTTGACATACAAGCTGCCCCACTTGACATACAAGCTGCCCCACTTGACATACAAGCTGCCCCACTTGACATACAAGCTGCCCCACTTGACATACAAGCTGCCCCACTTGACATACAAGCTGCCCCACTTGACATACAAGCTGCCCCACTTGACACAGAAACTGCCCCACTTTTCACAGAAGCTGCCCCACTTTTCACAGAAGCTGCCCCGCTTTTCACAGAAGCTGCCCCACTTTTCACAGAAGCTGCCCCACTTGACACAGAAGCTGCCCCACTTGACACAGAAGCTTCCCCACTTGACACAGAAGCTGCCCCACTTGACACAGAAGCTGCCCCACTTGACATACATCCTGCCCCACTTGACATACAAGATGCCCCACTTGACATACAAGCTGCCCCACTTGACATACAAGCTGCCCTCTTGGCAAAGAAGCTGCCCCACTTGACAAAGAAGCTGCCTCGCTTAACAAAGAAGCTGCCCCACTTAATATAG